Proteins found in one Loxodonta africana isolate mLoxAfr1 chromosome 21, mLoxAfr1.hap2, whole genome shotgun sequence genomic segment:
- the OGFOD1 gene encoding prolyl 3-hydroxylase OGFOD1 isoform X2, with protein sequence MSGKRSAEPGPGRVGKKGKKAVMAEFSDAVTEEALKKQVAETWSRRTPFSHEAIVVDVNPFLHCVIPNFIQSQDFLEGLQKELLNLDFHEKYNDLYKFQQSDDLKKRREPHIAALRKVLFEDFRAWLSDISNIDLESTIDMSCAKYEYTDALLCHDDELEGRRIAFILYLVPPWDMSLGGTLDLYSVDEHFQPKQIVKSLIPSWNTLVFFEVSPVSFHQVSEVLSEEKLRLSISGWFHGPSLARPPSYCEPLIPRSPHIPQDHEILYEWINPTYLDMDYQIQIQEEFEERSEILLKEFLKPEKFANVCAALEKGDVEWSSRGPPNKRCYEKAEESKLPGVLKDCMDLLHSEALFLLLSNFTGLKLHFLAPSEEDEIEDGKEGEAASAAESTEEGTSHSSSELENNQATSSTTSQQSDGETDSEPEGNEAKKESSIPTCHGELRRWKTGHYTLIHDNSKPEFALDLLLYCGCEGWEPGYGGFTSYIAKGEDEELLTVNPENNSLALVYRDRETLKFVKYINHRSLEQKKTFPHRTGFWDFSFVYYE encoded by the exons AAGCCATTGTCGTGGATGTGAACCCCTTTCTTCACTGTGTGATTCCAAACTTCATCCAAAGCCAAGACTTCCTGGAAGGACTTCAGAAGGAACTTTTGAACTTAGACTTCCATGAAAAATATAATGATTTATATAAGTTCCAGCAG TCTGATGAtttaaagaagagaagagagcctCACATCGCTGCTTTAAG GAAAGTTCTATTTGAAGATTTCAGGGCCTGGCTTTCTGACATTTCTAATATTGACCTGGAATCTACCATTGATATGTCCTGTGCAAAGTATGAATACACAG ATGCCCTGCTCTGCCATGACGATGAGCTGGAAGGGCGCCGGATCGCCTTCATTCTCTACCTGGTTCCTCCCTGGGACATGAGCTTGGGGGGCACCCTGGACCTGTACAGCGTTGATG AGCACTTTCAGCCGAAGCAGATTGTCAAGTCTCTTATCCCTTCGTGGAACACACTGGTTTTCTTTGAAGTGTCTCCAGTATCCTTTCACCAG GTGTCTGAAGTCTTGTCGGAAGAAAAATTGCGTTTGTCTATAAGTGGCTGGTTTCATGGCCCTTCATTGGCCAGGCCTCCCAGCTACTGTGAACCCCTCATACCCCGGAGCCCTCACATCCCTCAAGAT CATGAAATTttgtatgaatggataaaccctACTTATCTGGACATGGATTACCAAATTCAGATTCAAGAAGAGTTTGAAGAAAGATCGGAAATTCTCCTAAAGGAGTTTCTTAAG CCTGAGAAATTTGCAAACGTCTGTGCAGCTTTGGAGAAAGGAGACGTGGAATGGAGCAGCCGAGGTCCTCCTAACAAAAG GTGTTATGAGAAAGCTGAGGAGAGTAAGCTTCCTGGTGTGCTGAAAGACTGCATGGACTTACTCCACTCCGAAGCGCTCTTCTTGCTGCTGTCCAACTTCACAGGACTGAAGCTTCACTTCTTGGCCCCTTCAGAAGAAGATGAGATTGAGGACGGAAAAGAGGGAGAAGCAGCATCTGCTGCTGAGAGCACTGAAGAAGGGACCAGCCATAGCTCCTCAGAGCTAGAGAATAATCAGGCCACTAGCAGCACCACCAGCCAACAGAGCGATGGCGAGACAGACTCAGAGCCGGAAGGAAACGAAGCAAAGAAAG AATCGAGCATTCCCACATGCCACGGGGAACTGAGGCGTTGGAAGACCGGTCACTACACTCTAATCCATGACAACAGCAAGCCTGAATTTGCCCTGGACTTACTTCTCTACTGTGGCTGTgaag GCTGGGAACCAGGGTATGGTGGCTTCACTTCCTACATTGCCAAAGGTGAAGATGAAGAG CTGCTAACAGTGAATCCGGAAAACAATTCTTTGGCACTGGTCTACAGAGATAGAGAGACTCTGAAGTTTGTCAAGTATATTAACCACCGAAGCttagaacaaaagaaaaccttcccACACAGAACAGGTTTCTGGGATTTTTCATTCGTCTATTATGAATGA
- the OGFOD1 gene encoding prolyl 3-hydroxylase OGFOD1 isoform X1: MSGKRSAEPGPGRVGKKGKKAVMAEFSDAVTEEALKKQVAETWSRRTPFSHEAIVVDVNPFLHCVIPNFIQSQDFLEGLQKELLNLDFHEKYNDLYKFQQSDDLKKRREPHIAALRKVLFEDFRAWLSDISNIDLESTIDMSCAKYEYTDALLCHDDELEGRRIAFILYLVPPWDMSLGGTLDLYSVDEHFQPKQIVKSLIPSWNTLVFFEVSPVSFHQVSEVLSEEKLRLSISGWFHGPSLARPPSYCEPLIPRSPHIPQDHEILYEWINPTYLDMDYQIQIQEEFEERSEILLKEFLKPEKFANVCAALEKGDVEWSSRGPPNKSLTSVALTNSSTLLLFRCYEKAEESKLPGVLKDCMDLLHSEALFLLLSNFTGLKLHFLAPSEEDEIEDGKEGEAASAAESTEEGTSHSSSELENNQATSSTTSQQSDGETDSEPEGNEAKKESSIPTCHGELRRWKTGHYTLIHDNSKPEFALDLLLYCGCEGWEPGYGGFTSYIAKGEDEELLTVNPENNSLALVYRDRETLKFVKYINHRSLEQKKTFPHRTGFWDFSFVYYE, translated from the exons AAGCCATTGTCGTGGATGTGAACCCCTTTCTTCACTGTGTGATTCCAAACTTCATCCAAAGCCAAGACTTCCTGGAAGGACTTCAGAAGGAACTTTTGAACTTAGACTTCCATGAAAAATATAATGATTTATATAAGTTCCAGCAG TCTGATGAtttaaagaagagaagagagcctCACATCGCTGCTTTAAG GAAAGTTCTATTTGAAGATTTCAGGGCCTGGCTTTCTGACATTTCTAATATTGACCTGGAATCTACCATTGATATGTCCTGTGCAAAGTATGAATACACAG ATGCCCTGCTCTGCCATGACGATGAGCTGGAAGGGCGCCGGATCGCCTTCATTCTCTACCTGGTTCCTCCCTGGGACATGAGCTTGGGGGGCACCCTGGACCTGTACAGCGTTGATG AGCACTTTCAGCCGAAGCAGATTGTCAAGTCTCTTATCCCTTCGTGGAACACACTGGTTTTCTTTGAAGTGTCTCCAGTATCCTTTCACCAG GTGTCTGAAGTCTTGTCGGAAGAAAAATTGCGTTTGTCTATAAGTGGCTGGTTTCATGGCCCTTCATTGGCCAGGCCTCCCAGCTACTGTGAACCCCTCATACCCCGGAGCCCTCACATCCCTCAAGAT CATGAAATTttgtatgaatggataaaccctACTTATCTGGACATGGATTACCAAATTCAGATTCAAGAAGAGTTTGAAGAAAGATCGGAAATTCTCCTAAAGGAGTTTCTTAAG CCTGAGAAATTTGCAAACGTCTGTGCAGCTTTGGAGAAAGGAGACGTGGAATGGAGCAGCCGAGGTCCTCCTAACAAAAG TTTGACGTCTGTGGCTTTGACGAACAGCTCGACATTGCTGCTCTTTAGGTGTTATGAGAAAGCTGAGGAGAGTAAGCTTCCTGGTGTGCTGAAAGACTGCATGGACTTACTCCACTCCGAAGCGCTCTTCTTGCTGCTGTCCAACTTCACAGGACTGAAGCTTCACTTCTTGGCCCCTTCAGAAGAAGATGAGATTGAGGACGGAAAAGAGGGAGAAGCAGCATCTGCTGCTGAGAGCACTGAAGAAGGGACCAGCCATAGCTCCTCAGAGCTAGAGAATAATCAGGCCACTAGCAGCACCACCAGCCAACAGAGCGATGGCGAGACAGACTCAGAGCCGGAAGGAAACGAAGCAAAGAAAG AATCGAGCATTCCCACATGCCACGGGGAACTGAGGCGTTGGAAGACCGGTCACTACACTCTAATCCATGACAACAGCAAGCCTGAATTTGCCCTGGACTTACTTCTCTACTGTGGCTGTgaag GCTGGGAACCAGGGTATGGTGGCTTCACTTCCTACATTGCCAAAGGTGAAGATGAAGAG CTGCTAACAGTGAATCCGGAAAACAATTCTTTGGCACTGGTCTACAGAGATAGAGAGACTCTGAAGTTTGTCAAGTATATTAACCACCGAAGCttagaacaaaagaaaaccttcccACACAGAACAGGTTTCTGGGATTTTTCATTCGTCTATTATGAATGA